A genomic segment from Chrysemys picta bellii isolate R12L10 chromosome 11, ASM1138683v2, whole genome shotgun sequence encodes:
- the UBE2E3 gene encoding ubiquitin-conjugating enzyme E2 E3 isoform X3 produces MVNPVHCQNIQKNAGPKGDNIYEWRSTILGPPGSVYEGGVFFLDITFSSDYPFKPPKVTFRTRIYHCNINSQGVICLDILKDNWSPALTISKVLLSICSLLTDCNPADPLVGSIATQYLTNRAEHDRIARQWTKRYAT; encoded by the exons ATGGTTAATCCAGTCCATTGCCAGAACATTCAAAAGAa tGCTGGCCCTAAAGGAGATAACATTTATGAATGGAGATCAACTATACTTGGACCCCCAGGTTCTGTATATGAAGGAGGTGTTTTTTTCCTGGATATCACATTTTCATCTGATTATCCATTCAAGCCACCAAAG GTTACTTTCCGTACCAGAATCTATCACTGCAACATCAACAGTCAGGGAGTCATCTGTCTGGATATTCTGAAAGACAACTGGAGCCCTGCTTTGACTATTTCAAAAGTTTTGCTGTCTATTTGTTCTCTCTTGACAGACTGCAATCCTG CTGATCCTCTGGTCGGAAGCATAGCCACTCAGTACCTGACCAACAGAGCAGAACATGACAGGATAGCCAGACAGTGGACCAAGAGATATGCAACATAA